Proteins encoded in a region of the Polyodon spathula isolate WHYD16114869_AA chromosome 9, ASM1765450v1, whole genome shotgun sequence genome:
- the LOC121320813 gene encoding inhibitor of growth protein 1-like, with protein sequence MLSPTNGDPLHVVNYVEDYLDSIESLPLDMQRNVSLMRETDAKYQEILKELDENYEKHKKETDPVQKKRLLQSIQRALIRSQELGDEKIQIVSQMVELVENRTRQVDSHVELFETCQEPNESTVTPGKTSQEKSRNETVSTNEKPSNKRSRRQRNNENRENASNNHEHGEEITTGTPKEKKAKTSKKKKRSKAKAEREASPADLPIDPNEPTYCLCNQVSYGEMIGCDNDECPIEWFHFSCVALNHKPKGKWYCPKCRGENEKTMDKSLEKSKKERAYNR encoded by the exons atgctgagcCCTACAAATGGGGATCCGCTCCACGTTGTTAACTATGTGGAGGACTATCTAGACTCGATCGAGTCTTTGCCTTTAGACATGCAGAGAAATGTCTCTTTAATGAGGGAAACTGACGCTAAATATCAAG AGATTTTAAAGGAGCTAGATGAGAATTACGAGAAGCACAAGAAAGAGACAGACCCGGTGCAGAAGAAGAGACTGTTGCAAAGCATCCAGAGAGCTCTGATCCGCAGCCAGGAGCTGGGGGACGAGAAGATCCAGATAGTGAGTCAGATGGTGGAGCTAGTGGAGAACCGAACCCGGCAGGTCGACAGTCACGTGGAACTCTTTGAGACTTGCCAAGAGCCCAACGAAAGCACAGTCACCCCAGGAAAAACTAGCCAAGAGAAATCCAGAAACGAGACTGTGAGCACGAATGAGAAGCCCAGCAATAAGAGATCCAGACGGCAGAGGAACAATGAAAATCGGGAGAATGCATCCAACAATCACGAGCATGGGGAGGAGATCACAACGGGAACGCCCAAGGAGAAGAAAGCAAAAACGTCCAAGAAGAAGAAACGATCAAAGGCCAAGGCGGAGAGAGAGGCTTCCCCCGCAGACCTACCCATTGACCCCAACGAACCAACCTACTGCCTGTGTAACCAAGTCTCTTACGGGGAAATGATCGGCTGTGATAACGACGAGTGCCCGATTGAGTGGTTCCACTTCTCTTGTGTGGCACTTAACCATAAACCCAAGGGTAAATGGTACTGCCCCAAGTGCAGAGGGGAGAATGAGAAAACAATGGACAAATCTCTTGAGAAATCAAAAAAAGAAAGGGCTTACAACAGGTAG